Proteins encoded within one genomic window of Polypterus senegalus isolate Bchr_013 chromosome 6, ASM1683550v1, whole genome shotgun sequence:
- the limk1a gene encoding LIM domain kinase 1a isoform X4 — MTGRRCCECNTSLSHWYYEKEGRLFCKKDYWTLFGELCHGCSEHITTGLIMVAGEQKYHPECFTCLNCRVFIGDGDTYALVERSKLYCGRCYYQTIVTPVIEQILPDSPCSRIPHTVTLVSIPASSDGKRGFSVSVDQSCSPGGCGVDHNRTVRVKEVDPDCISPDVKNSIHVGDRILEINGTPIKNVPLDEIDLLIQETSRLLQLTIEHDPHNSDSGSGEEVDGVSPLSDLCSPMRPVERTPRSDAGTIGSRMITRSCSIDKSPCASNTGSPHSQKKDIGRSESLRVVSSRTHRIFRPSDLIHGEVLGKGCFGQAIKVTHKETGEVMVMKELIRFDDETQKTFLKEVKVMRCLDHPNVLKFIGVLYKDKRLNFITEYIKGGTLRDIIKKMDSKYPWNQRVSFAKDIAAGMTYLHSMNIIHRDLNSHNCLVRENKSVVVADFGLARLMVDDKKQADKLSTNKLPALKNRDRKKRYTVVGNPYWMAPEMIHGQSYDEKVDVFSFGIVLCEIIGRVNADPDYLPRTMDFGLNVKGFLDRYCPSDCPVSFFPITVLCCDLDPEKRPSFAKLEQWLENLKLHLEIRLPLKSELEQINQAFWESHTRSENGLPTHTEQPE; from the exons GTTGCAGGGGAGCAGAAGTATCACCCAGAGTGCTTTACTTGCTTGAACTGCCGGGTCTTCATTGGAGATGGTGACACGTATGCACTTGTGGAACGTTCCAAACTGTACTG TGGGCGCTGTTACTACCAGACAATTGTGACTCCAGTCATAGAACAGATTCTTCCGGATTCACCATGCTCTCGGATTCCTCACACAGTCACTTTGGTATCAATTCCTGCTTCGTCTGATGGAAAACGTGGCTTCTCAGTGTCTGTTGATCAGAGCTGCAGTCCGGGAGGGTGTGGAGTAGATCATAATCGCACAGTACGAGTAAAGGA AGTTGATCCAGACTGCATCAGCCCTGATGTAAAGAACTCCATTCATGTTGGGGATAGGATTCTTGAGATTAATGGCACTCCAATCAAAAACGTACCACTAGATGAG ATTGACCTGCTTATTCAGGAAACAAGTCGGTTGCTGCAGCTAACAATCGAGCATGATCCCCATAACTCAGATTCAGGATCAGGGGAAGAAGTTGATGGAGTAAGTCCACTTTCTGACCTGTGCAGTCCCATGAGGCCAGTAGAGCGGACACCACGTTCAGACGCTGGAACTATCGGTTCTCGTATGATCAC GAGGAGCTGCAGCATTGACAAGTCGCCCTGTGCTAGTAATACAGGCTCTCCTCACTCACAGAAGAAAGATATTGGCCGTTCAGAATCCCTGCGTGTTGTCTCAAGTAGGACACACCGTATTTTCCGTCCTTCAGACCTCATACATGGTGAAGTGCTGGGAAAAGGCTGCTTTGGCCAGGCTATCAAG gtCACGCATAAAGAAACTGGGGAAGTAATGGTGATGAAGGAGTTAATTCGTTTTGATGATGAAACTCAGAAGACTTTCCTCAAAGAG GTGAAAGTAATGCGCTGTCTGGATCACCCTAATGTACTAAAATTCATCGGAGTTCTTTATAAGGACAAAAGACTTAACTTCATTACAGAGTATATCAAAGGTGGAACACTACGAGACATTATCAAAAAAATG GACAGCAAGTACCCTTGGAATCAACGGGTGAGCTTTGCCAAGGACATTGCTGCTGGCATG ACATATTTGCATTCAATGAACATTATCCACCGGGACCTGAACTCACACAACTGCCTTGTCCGTGAG AATAAGAGTGTTGTTGTAGCTGATTTTGGACTTGCCCGCCTTATGGTCGATGACAAGAAACAAGCAGACAAACTATCCACTAACAAACTTCCAGCACTGAAGAACAGAGATCGCAAGAAACGTTACACAGTGGTGGGGAATCCATACTGGATGGCTCCTGAAATGATCCATG GTCAGAGCTATGATGAAAAAGTGGATGTATTTTCCTTTGGTATCGTCTTGTGTGAG ATTATTGGCCGTGTGAATGCTGATCCTGATTACCTGCCCAGGACTATGGACTTTGGACTGAATGTGAAGGGTTTCTTGGATCGCTACTGTCCTTCAGATTGCCCAGTCTCATTCTTTCCAATTACTGTTCTGTGTTGTGATCTTGATCCAGAGAAACG ACCCTCTTTTGCAAAGCTGGAACAATGGCTTGAAAACCTGAAGCTGCACCTGGAAATTCGTCTCCCTCTAAAGTCTGAGCTTGAGCAGATCAACCAGGCTTTCTGGGAGAGTCACACACGGTCAGAGAATGGCCTCCCTACACACACTGAGCAGCCAGAATAA